One Jannaschia sp. GRR-S6-38 genomic window carries:
- a CDS encoding tetratricopeptide repeat protein, with translation MRFTGGFMVSVLAVVLLAAAVLLVPSRADEATLLLRDGKARLALSVAEDAIEADPADERALRILAQTQMHLGRTRAAETTLRRRMDVTGPTHLALLDLGRLYRSLGRPQDAAAYFLELPAETLTQGEQAYVAGWLRRARDPETERAFLAAVLRGGNLDQAGTQRYAELLAASGQSRESLEVFRALDQKGELDHRGMLQFYGVLLASGSVQEAAERAAAWAAGPGSEQLVEGIAQLDVAFAREEARN, from the coding sequence ATGCGGTTCACTGGCGGGTTCATGGTTTCGGTCTTGGCAGTCGTCCTTCTGGCGGCGGCCGTCCTGCTGGTGCCCAGCCGCGCCGACGAGGCGACGCTGCTCCTCCGGGATGGAAAGGCACGCCTGGCACTTTCAGTCGCGGAAGACGCGATCGAGGCCGATCCCGCGGACGAGCGCGCGCTGCGCATCCTCGCGCAGACCCAGATGCATTTGGGTCGCACGCGCGCTGCCGAGACGACGTTGCGACGCCGCATGGACGTCACCGGCCCCACGCATCTCGCCCTTCTCGATCTTGGGCGCCTCTATCGCTCTCTCGGGCGGCCGCAGGACGCAGCCGCGTACTTCCTGGAGCTGCCGGCCGAGACGCTCACACAAGGTGAACAGGCCTATGTCGCGGGCTGGCTTCGGCGCGCTCGCGACCCGGAGACGGAACGCGCCTTTCTCGCGGCGGTCTTGCGCGGCGGCAATCTGGATCAGGCGGGAACACAGCGTTATGCGGAGCTCCTCGCCGCCAGCGGGCAATCGCGCGAAAGCCTCGAGGTTTTCCGTGCCCTCGATCAGAAGGGCGAGCTCGATCACCGCGGGATGCTGCAATTCTACGGCGTCCTGCTCGCGTCCGGGTCTGTGCAGGAAGCGGCCGAGCGGGCGGCCGCGTGGGCGGCGGGCCCGGGGTCAGAACAGCTGGTCGAAGGGATCGCGCAGCTCGATGTTGCCTTTGCCCGGGAAGAAGCGCGAAATTGA
- a CDS encoding MJ1477/TM1410 family putative glycoside hydrolase encodes MLLAASFFFVICAACVQSPSASPIPDAQSARNSSGSASPASPSLRFEIRQFSVKLTHTGVSEVDRSDTDFVIIDPTGLDRQEVARLKTRPDGARRVVVAYINIAEAETYRDYWRTAWNATPPRWLGAANPDWANHYYTAYWDPQWQRILFGSPASKLDRIVAAGFDGVFMDGVDKYAVWPGRRAQSERDMYTLVDRIANYARARTPGFLIIPNNAEALLDNPRYRSTIDAIVKEDLFFGVGGDGRPNSLSLVSWSLRQLRLATNDDLPVLVVEYVSDAGKRDYTVRQLRANGLLGTFGRRDLARLTLPIPAGAGSVNQLRRLPRMD; translated from the coding sequence GTGCTTTTGGCCGCGTCGTTCTTTTTCGTCATTTGCGCGGCCTGCGTGCAATCGCCGAGCGCGTCCCCGATCCCCGACGCGCAATCCGCCCGGAACAGTTCAGGAAGCGCTTCGCCGGCATCGCCTAGCCTCAGGTTCGAGATCCGCCAGTTCTCGGTCAAGCTGACCCATACCGGGGTTTCGGAAGTCGACCGATCGGATACCGACTTCGTCATCATCGACCCGACCGGATTGGATCGTCAGGAAGTCGCCCGCCTGAAGACCAGACCCGACGGCGCGCGGCGTGTCGTCGTCGCCTACATCAACATCGCGGAGGCGGAGACCTACCGCGACTATTGGCGAACGGCCTGGAACGCGACCCCGCCGCGCTGGCTCGGGGCCGCCAACCCCGACTGGGCCAACCATTACTACACGGCCTATTGGGACCCGCAGTGGCAGAGGATCCTCTTCGGCAGCCCCGCTTCGAAGCTCGACCGGATCGTTGCCGCCGGCTTCGACGGCGTGTTCATGGACGGCGTCGACAAATACGCCGTCTGGCCCGGTCGGCGCGCGCAGTCCGAGCGCGACATGTATACGCTCGTGGATCGGATCGCCAATTACGCGCGGGCCCGCACGCCGGGCTTTCTCATCATCCCGAACAACGCCGAAGCGCTGCTCGACAACCCGCGCTACCGGTCGACGATCGATGCCATCGTCAAAGAGGATCTTTTCTTCGGGGTCGGCGGCGACGGCCGCCCGAACAGTCTCAGCCTCGTGAGCTGGTCGCTCAGACAGCTGCGACTTGCCACAAATGACGATTTGCCCGTGCTCGTGGTCGAGTACGTGTCGGACGCGGGCAAGAGGGACTACACCGTACGACAGCTTCGCGCGAACGGGCTGCTCGGAACATTCGGGCGGCGGGACCTCGCGCGGCTCACGCTGCCGATCCCGGCCGGCGCGGGCTCGGTCAATCAGCTGCGCCGGCTCCCGAGGATGGATTGA
- a CDS encoding polysaccharide deacetylase family protein: MLLAVGASVWIPLAAAAQPVARDVLALFDSTTDESVVVSQLHRFVEFPLNHMGMRVSYWDVAEGMPDWANVDPDFVVSWFQAPVPDPDAYLAWMQEARGREILIATIGVSGLPYGDDETGADGVLEIHGLSSVGFVPVTFGAEIVDMDSDVVGFECTPDAVLPPFPVLVPRRQDITSHLTVRPNLPRFQGETSLVTTSDAGGFVAFGFALCRLPETETVQWLIDPFTFFSRAFDLGRWPVPDTTTLSGRRLYFSHIDGDGWNNVSEIPLPWDERPLSAEVINERILKAYPAFPVGVGLIGGDVDPTLGAPDAGARLARDAFALPNVEIGVHGYTHPFLWWYYEDYDRQAELDLIAEQRGDPDATPLDRFLRRVRGENDSSRMSVNYGLMLPRAHAQRPFSLEEEIDEAIAVANAIAPEGKTAQAFYWTGDTRPFPEAIAATVAAGVRNINGGDSRFDSVYPSMAYLSPLGLKVGAHRQIYTANANDNIYTSGWTRDFHGMRLVAETVERTGSPRRLKPFNLYYHTFAGERFASLEALFFLHELAASEEFIRVFPSRYIDTVTGFFSAEIEQIGENAWAIRDRGDLQTLRIDRLGSLSVDFGASSGVIGQRRFGDALYVSLDPADAAPVLRLAAEPEPAIHLVEASWEITRFAVDDCSLAVDAEGFGEGRIRIAGIDAKRVEIVAHRDGMIIFDGDVPVEDGQLDIGLPEAVDEATRLDIRCRR; the protein is encoded by the coding sequence GTGCTCCTGGCAGTCGGCGCATCGGTCTGGATCCCTCTCGCAGCCGCGGCCCAGCCTGTGGCCAGGGACGTCCTCGCGCTTTTCGACAGCACGACCGACGAGAGCGTCGTCGTCTCGCAGCTCCACCGATTCGTCGAGTTTCCGCTGAACCACATGGGGATGCGCGTGTCCTACTGGGATGTCGCCGAAGGGATGCCGGACTGGGCGAATGTGGACCCCGATTTCGTCGTCTCCTGGTTCCAAGCGCCGGTCCCCGACCCCGACGCCTATCTCGCTTGGATGCAGGAGGCGCGGGGCCGCGAGATCCTTATCGCGACGATCGGCGTTTCCGGGCTGCCCTATGGGGACGACGAGACCGGGGCCGATGGCGTTCTCGAAATCCACGGACTGTCCTCGGTGGGCTTTGTCCCGGTCACGTTCGGGGCCGAGATCGTCGATATGGACAGCGACGTCGTCGGCTTCGAATGCACTCCGGACGCCGTTCTCCCGCCCTTCCCCGTCCTCGTTCCGAGACGTCAGGACATCACGAGCCACCTCACGGTGCGGCCGAACCTGCCGCGCTTTCAGGGCGAAACCAGCCTCGTCACGACCAGCGATGCGGGTGGATTCGTCGCCTTCGGATTCGCGCTCTGCCGTTTGCCCGAAACCGAGACGGTTCAATGGCTCATCGACCCCTTCACCTTCTTCTCGCGGGCCTTCGATCTCGGCCGCTGGCCGGTTCCCGATACCACGACGCTGTCGGGACGGCGCCTCTATTTCAGCCATATCGACGGTGACGGCTGGAACAATGTGTCCGAGATCCCGCTTCCGTGGGACGAGAGACCCTTGTCGGCGGAGGTCATCAACGAGCGTATCCTGAAGGCCTACCCCGCGTTCCCCGTGGGCGTCGGCCTCATCGGCGGCGACGTCGATCCGACGCTCGGGGCCCCTGACGCGGGCGCGCGCCTGGCGCGCGACGCCTTCGCGCTGCCGAATGTCGAAATCGGCGTGCACGGATACACTCATCCTTTCCTCTGGTGGTATTATGAGGATTACGATCGGCAGGCCGAATTGGATCTCATCGCCGAACAGCGCGGTGACCCGGACGCGACGCCGCTCGATCGGTTCCTTCGCCGCGTCAGGGGCGAGAACGACTCCTCGCGCATGTCGGTCAATTACGGGCTCATGCTCCCGCGGGCCCATGCGCAGCGGCCATTCTCGCTCGAGGAGGAGATCGACGAGGCGATCGCCGTCGCCAATGCCATCGCCCCGGAAGGCAAGACCGCGCAGGCCTTCTATTGGACAGGCGACACGCGGCCCTTCCCGGAAGCGATCGCAGCGACGGTTGCCGCAGGCGTGCGCAACATCAACGGCGGAGACAGCCGGTTCGACAGCGTCTACCCCTCCATGGCCTACCTCTCGCCGCTCGGCCTGAAGGTCGGGGCGCACCGGCAGATCTACACGGCCAATGCCAACGACAATATCTATACCTCCGGCTGGACGCGGGACTTCCACGGAATGCGACTGGTCGCGGAGACGGTCGAGCGCACGGGGTCCCCACGCCGATTGAAGCCGTTCAATCTCTACTACCACACATTCGCGGGCGAGAGGTTCGCAAGCCTCGAAGCGCTGTTCTTCCTCCATGAGCTTGCCGCCTCCGAGGAGTTCATTCGCGTCTTCCCGTCCCGCTACATCGACACCGTGACGGGCTTCTTTTCGGCCGAGATCGAGCAGATCGGAGAAAACGCGTGGGCCATCCGCGACCGCGGCGATCTGCAGACGCTGCGCATCGATCGGCTCGGCTCCCTCTCGGTGGATTTCGGCGCGAGTTCAGGCGTGATCGGCCAGCGCCGGTTCGGCGACGCTCTCTATGTCAGCCTCGATCCGGCCGACGCCGCGCCGGTCCTGCGGCTTGCAGCGGAGCCGGAGCCCGCGATCCATCTCGTCGAGGCGAGCTGGGAGATCACGCGCTTCGCCGTCGACGATTGCAGCCTGGCGGTCGATGCCGAAGGGTTCGGCGAGGGTCGTATCCGCATCGCCGGCATCGACGCCAAACGCGTCGAAATCGTCGCGCATCGTGACGGTATGATCATCTTCGACGGGGACGTCCCGGTCGAAGACGGCCAGCTCGATATCGGGCTTCCCGAGGCCGTCGACGAGGCGACACGCCTCGACATCAGATGTCGGCGCTAG